The following is a genomic window from Mus pahari chromosome 1, PAHARI_EIJ_v1.1, whole genome shotgun sequence.
TCTTCTAATGCAGTGTGTCATTTGCTTAttcattgtgtttattttctttatatgtctTCTTTTTTGAATGAGGGAAATGTGGGGGTAGCATCCTGTGTTCTTAACACAGTGCTTGTCATATAATAGAGGCTAAATAAATAATGTAGATTCAAAGGCTTGGATTCTAAgttttcaacctttctaatgctctGTCATCAGTTTAGAAATCAGTTTCAGACTAGTGTTCAGATACCTTTAATTGATACTTTAAACTGTTGGTTGATCCAAAAGCTTTGTTTTTTAGGGGTAGGGGGTAGAGGGAAGGTTCCCACATGTATGACCAGGTGcatgatcttgtgtgtgtgtgtgtgtgtgtgtgtgtgtgtgtgtgtgtgtaggccagaagcaGGTGTCAGTTCCTTGGAGCTAGAGTGCCAGGCATCTGCAgggcccccctcccccccagaacTTGTATTCTATTCCtaatatgttttttcttttttaataatgaaaagttcattttatgtatgttgtGTCTGCTTACAGAAACTTAAATATTATAACACCCTTTAAAATagatagatggagggagggggattttttttcttttttttgtttttttgtttgtttgtttggtgacagggtctcattgtgctactctggctggtctggaacttgttatgtaggcCTGACTGACTCAgagctcacagacatccacctacctctgcctcccaggtgctaggattaaagacatgcaccatccTGTGCAGTTGAGCTACATTTCTTAAACTGACCTGTCTTGCAGATGATGATTGGCAGGAAGCACATGAGCGCCTGGCTGAGTTGGAAGAGAAGCTACCTGTGGCAGCTGATGAACAAACGGGCaatggagagagagatgagatggACTTGTTGGGTGACCATGAGGAGAATCTAGCAGAAAGGCTCAGTAAGATGGTGATTGAAAATGAGCTAGAAGATCCAGCTATCATGAGGGCAGTGCAGACCAGGCCAGTTTTACAAGTAAGTTACTCTGATTTGGGAACTCACAATAGCTCAAATAACAACAGATTAATAATTAAAGTGCTGAGCTTTGTCATTTCTGTTTAACAACAGAATTACATGATCCATAGACAATTTATTAATTGGTGAGGtggggtggctcacacctgtcatcccagcactagggaggatGGAGCATGCAGATAACTGTGGGTTGGAATTAGCCTAGATATTTagcaaggacagcctgggctcagAATAAGAAGACActgtcttataaaagaaaacaaatcaaaaggttGATAATTCCTGATATTGACAACTTTGTAGATGAAGTTGGGGAGTCATGTGTATTCTGGGACACTGGGATATTCCCCAGTAGTTTAGGTTCAAGTCTGAGAGCCACACCATTcttgactctgtgtgtatgttttccttttttggcaGCCTCAACCGGGAAGTTTGAATTCCAGCATCTGGGATGGATCTGAAGTTCTGAGGCGAATCCGTGGACCACTACTTGCTCAGGTATTAAACATTCCTCTTTATGTAGAATGACTCATAGCTACAGATAAGTTGGCTCCTGTTGTCAGCCTGTTCTTACTGTAATCATATACAAGTATGTATCATTCACCAGTCTTACCTTGACTGCTAATGCTCCTTTCCTCAACCCTCAGGTTTTAAAGGCTAAAAGGGAGTTGTTAAAACTCACAGATGTCAGTGTATGATTTTAGTTAGTTAAAAATCTAGCCAAAACTACATGTTAAGGACTGTGATGGGGCACAAAGCCAAAGGCTGATTATAAAAGGATAACGCAAAGGAATTTTATGGGAGTGGTAAAattagtgtatttatttattaaaagtcaGAGAATTGTATACCAAAGGATGACTTTTACTGAGTATGAGTTAAAATTAAGACAATGTATCTTTGTCATCTGTAGAGATTATTAAAATATCACAAGCTAGCTAATTTCTCTGTATCATTTTTAACCACTTCCTCAATTAGGAAATGCCTACAGTGTCTGTATTAGAATACGCCTTGCCTCAGAGGCCCCCACAAGGCACAGAAGATGATCGGGACCTTTCTGAGCGAGCTTTACCAAGGCGGTCAACATCGCCTATCATTGGAAGTCCTCCAGTTAGAGCCGTTCCTATAGGCACCCCACCTAAGCAGATGGCTGTTCCCAGCTTCAACCAACAGGTACCTTTCATTAACGTACACAGCCCAGGATATTGGGAATCTGGGCAAAATTATTTGGGATTCTGGGAGGAGGGTGGATGTTGTGGGTAGGCATTAAAAGAATAGCCAATTAGAGAAGTTAGTATAAATGAGACACATTCCCTAATACCatttgctgctcctgctgctgctgctaccttTTAACTGGGGGAGAAGAGTAGCTAGCCACATTAGTACATATGTcctttttttaagtgttttactGGCTGCCGGGTACATTAGCAGAAAGAATACTGAAAGCTGGGGGGAGTGGGAACACTCAGCATTGTCCACATCCCTTTTTACCTTTAAGATATCCCTGCTTTCCCTAGAGCCTGTGCAGTCCTGTTCCATAGACTTTCCTCCACCTGAAACCAGCAGCTGAAAAGGAAGGCCAATTTGGAAGGTATGGGGGGAGGGTGGTGTTGGTATGGCCTAGTTAGGCTCAATATCCTAAGAAATGGTGGAGTCACAATGTATCACAACATTGCTGAGCATGGCGGCCATATCACTGAGGCTTCAGAATAGGACTTAGTTAATCCTCCAGCTTTCTTATCATTCCTTCTCCCTCAATATAACCAAAACATATCCTCTTGGAGAAAATTTTCAAGTCAGAATGTCTGCTGGTACTTCTCTCAGATAGCATGGAAGGGTGGGGATACTGGAGAATTAGCTAAATCATCTTCAGTTAAGATGAAACTGATTTGTGAAAGGAAGTGACCAAAGGTTCTCTTTTTGAACccatagccagagcaatttgctTAGAAGTAGGGCTTTTCATTGAGTTCTGTATCTCTACCAGTACTTGAGGGGAGGGAGTGTAGGAAGGCAAAAGACTGATTTCATTGAATgtagttttgtttgtgtttgtcatAATAGATTCTCTGTCCGAAGCCAGTTCATGTTCGGCCCCCAATGCCGCCACGCTATCCTGCTCCCTATGGTGAGAGGATATCTCCAAACCAGCTCTGCAGTGTCCCGGTATGTCCCTTTACAACATAACAGGACTGTTTAATGTGAACTTCATGATCACCACTAGTATGTAGTATGTACTAGATTATATGTATTTCTTgtaatctcttttattttctagaattttcaaTCCCAAGATCAAAGGACAAAAGTTTACTTTGTTTCTTGCCACTTCAGCTTGGCATTGCtatatatgcctgtaatcctagtgctcagTAGAGTGAGCCAAAGGCATTCttaattccaggctagcctggtcttcatagcaaTTGAGTTACAAAAGGAAAGCACAGAAAGATTCTAAGTTCATTTTGACCTCTGGTTTCTGCTGCCTGAGCCTTTAATTCTACTGCTGTCTTTTTCCTGTTATACAGACATAGTATAGTGTTTCATAATTTCTAgcattcttttttaatatctaaCTTTATACCAAATTTATACTGAGTTTGCTTAATATATTGATTTGCTTGTTCCATATTTTGAACATAATATCCCTTTTTTGTGTCCTTAGAACTCCTCCCTCCTGGGCCACCCTTTTCCTCCTAGTGTTCCTCCTGTACTCAGTCCCCTGCAGAGAGCTCAGCTTCTTGGGGGAGCACAGGTAAGCCTACAGGTTTGCTGAACCCAGAAAGAATCCTGCTGTCCGAAGACTCATTGCTTGACACCCTTTTCTTTCACTGTTAGCCACTTGTCCCCCTGccccctttttgttttctcaagTGAAGTTATTAATGGAAACTGTTTGCTttttggtggtgcatgcctatattCCCAACACATAGGAGGCCGAGTTAGGATTATGTATGTGAGGCCATTCTGGGCTGTACAGGGAGTTTCCAAacttgagaccctgtcacaaaggTGGGTGGAGCCAGTGAGGATTGCTAATTCTTCTGTGTCAAAGATCTTCTCCCTTTTTGCAGCTACAGCCTGGACGAATGTCTCCCAGCCAGTTTGCACGGGTCCCTGGATTTGTTGGTAGCCCACTGGCTGTCATGAGTCCTAAGTTGCTACAAGGGCGCGTTGGGCAGATGCTTCCCCCAGCACCAAGCTTCCGTGCCTTCTTTAGTGCTCCACCCCCCACTACACCACCTCCACAGCAGCATCCCCCTGGCCCAGGACCTCACCTACAAAACCTCAGGTATACAAACCATGCCTCTGACGATCCATTGTCAGACTCCCCTTTTAGTTTTATATGGTAAAAGTTTCATAATCTCTCACTTAGTTCTATAATGTAAAAGTCTTGGGATACTTGTTCAGTACAGTATTTGGGAGACCCCAGATCCTTGAGTTGTCAAGAGAACTGCTTGAGTTTTCAGGCTATACACTGCTCTCAGGAATGTCATGCTTCCTTTGCACATGACAAATTATCTGCTGCTCTTACTTTTTTTGGAGTTTCACTTCATACCATTTTGCAAACACTCATGCAGTGAAATACACAGTACTCGTGACTAAAGAATTACCACAAATaacagatggaaacagaagcCAAGAGGCTAACTGATCTCAGTGCCAGCTGAGTTGCTTGCTTCTACTTTATGGTTTGATAAGGAGACAGACTTGGTTTCTGCTTTGATAAAATTGTGTCTTATATAAATCATAGCAATTTATGTTCTTAAGAGAAACATCAAtagaacatacataaatatgGGGAGAATTAATTTTAGTCCAAGGAACTGACTGACAAATTGGAAACCCATGTATGTAGTAGGCTAGAAACTAAGAGTCACATTGCAGTTTTGATCTTGAAGTATGTCAGCCAGCAGATACTCAGCAGAACTTTATTTCCTGGTACAGTTTACTTCTGAGTGACTTCTGGTTTGGGTTGTTGGGCTTCCCAGATTATAGAAGGCAGTTTCTTAAAGTCAATGGATATAGTGTAAATGTCTATAAAATGATTTCATGGCGGCTTCCATACTAGGGTTTGGTTAAAGTTGAATATCGTAGCTGGTCAGGTTGACATGTAAAATTAACTGCCACCCATACACTTCCTACACTATtcccacaaaaaaattaaaactaaatacattaaaatattaggaATAAAAAACTATTGTTTTAGTACTAGTGCATTGAGTTTCATAGTTATCCTCTTGGGTTTGAGAATTAGTCATtgggaaagaaatataaaaataatgcctTTCccttttaaaggtttgtttataATACACTGGCTGTCCCTTGAGTGAACCAATGTGAAGTTATCCTGTACAGACaaccttttttaaaatgaagtcaaTTAAGATGAGATAATGAAGgagcattttccttttttcttagaCCTCAGGCCCCAGTGTTTAGAGCAGACACAACTCACCTCCATCCACAGCACCGACGCCTGTTGCATCAGAGGCAGCTGCAGAGGAGAAAGTGAGTATTCACCACTCTCCTGACATGTTAGGGACCTGGGGACTTGGGTGACTTCttgggttacttttttttttttaagctacatATACTTAGTATGGAGCTTATTTTGTTGGCCAAATGCAgtccttttatgttttattttattacatttattttatgctgtATATGTGCGTATATGTTCCTGTGGGGTTCAGAAGACAGCTTGAAGGAGTTGGTTCTTATCTTCCACCAagttggttctgggaattgaagtcGTCTATCAAGTGCTCCAACCCACTGAGCCTTATTCCTGACCCCTGTCTGTTCTTTTTTGGGTGGAGGTAgaatgcatgtgttcatgttcTGTCAGGCAGTAACACTATATGCTATAGAGAGAGAGCTCTTTATATGCTAGCTCTAGATAATATCTCTCTGCTacattatttacttaatgtatgtgacagtcagttttcttttagcacatgggtcccaggaactgaattcaagttgtcaggcttgatgTCAAGCACTTTAAAGACAACCATCTGGCTGGTTCAGATGATCTGATTTTTATCAACAAATTCATAGTTAAGGTTGGCCTTAAGTCATAGTTAATGGTTGAACTCTgacatttatattcattttcaaatttataatcCCCCTCTTAATtacctttttctttgtcttctaatTCAAAAGTAATCTTAAAATAGTAACCAGCTCTAAATGTGGGTGTTATGTGAGCCCAGTGGTCATTCTGTGCCTCTCATTATATCATCTTCAttcagatataaatatatatatgtatgtatgtatgtatgtatctgtggcCCTAGCTCTGTGTCCAAACTATGGTAGGctttgaaaagtaaaaacagtAGAATATGCAAAGCCTCTGCCTTCTATATGAagtcattttataattatttaccAAGATAAATTAgggaggctccttggtctcccaaactccatatgacctagcacaaggcaaggccggggccaagtagtgggagtgggtgggtaggNNNNNNNNNNNNNNNNNNNNNNNNNNNNNNNNNNNNNNNNNNNNNNNNNNNNNNNNNNNNNNNNNNNNNNNNNNNNNNNNNNNNNNNNNNNNNNNNNNNNNNNNNNNNNNNNNNNNNNNNNNNNNNNNNNNNNNNNNNNNNNNNNNNNNNNNNNNNNNNNNNNNNNNNNNNNNNNNNNNNNNNNNNNNNNNNNNNNNNNNNNNNNNNNNNNNNNNNNNNNNNNNNNNNNNNNNNNNNNNNNNNNNNNNNNNNNNNNNNNNNNNNNNNNNNNNNNNNNNNNNNNNNNNNNNNNNNNNNNNNNNNNNNNNNNNNNNNNNNNNNNNNNNNNNNNNNNNNNNNNNNNNNNNNNNNNNNNNNNNNNNNNNNNNNNNNNNNNNNNNNNNNNNNNNNNNNNNNNNNNNNNNNNNNNNNNNNNNNNNNNNNNNNNNNNNNNNNNNNNNNNNNNNNNNNNNNNNNNNNNNNNNNNNNNNNNNNNNNNNNNNNNNNNNNNNNNNNNNNNNNNNNNNNNNNNNNNNNNNNNNNNNNNNNNNNNNNNNNNNNNNNNNNNNNNNNNNNNNNNNNNNNNNNNNNNNNNNNNNNNNNNNNNNNNNNNNNNNNNNNNNNNNNNNNNNNNNNNNNNNNNNNNNNNNNNNNNNNNNNNNNNNNNNNNNNNNNNNNNNNNNNNNNNNNNNNNNNNNNNNNNNNNataatttttcatgggagttatgttcctcattctaaggaggaatgaagtatccacaaatgttcattcCATATAGTTTTTAATATGTGACTTTTTACTGGAGCATGATCCAGTTACCTGAGGCTACATtgttaaagaaaattaacttcattctctcctctcagcTATCCATTATTAATAGTGCCTCTACTAGGTCTGGTATTTTGTCCCCATTCTCCTATTTCTAGATCAAATAATCAAGAATTATTCAGATACTTTCATATGCTCCTTCTGTCTGTTCAGATTTGTTGGCATGGTTGTTCAAATGTTTGgtatttacattttgtatttagtAAATATTacttattctaaaaaaaaaaaaaaaaaaaagataaattaggGAAACTAGGTATAGCTGGGAGGACCCCTCAGCAtccatttttattctatgtgtatatatgtaaaattccTTCTCACTTCCAAAAATGTTCTAGAATATATTTTTGcaggggagaaaaaggaaactaatgTAGActtaaaacaaaactccaaatataAGCTATATAGGGAAAGATTAGTACATTTTAACTGTATTAAAAGTTAAGCCTTGCCAGGTGCTGAtaacacatgcttgtaattctatCACTTAAAGGCATGGGccttaaaaaaggaagaaggcaacAGTAATAAAgacagctaaaaaaaaatttttttttgttttaaggaagaaatgataACACAGAACATATCAAAATACTCCAGTCTCAATAGAAAAAAAGTTGATCAAGTAGTTCCTAAAACCTAAGGCATGTTCAAGCATACTTATTTCAGAGATAAAGATTAAAATTAGATAATAGGTTACAATCATCAGTCAAAGCAAAATTTGGTGAAAGTATTGAGTAGACCGCTCTTTGGGAGAGGATTTAGGCAGTAGACAATAAAGTTCAAACATGGCTAGATCCTTGCAGTTAGAGTTAGAGTATTCCCAAGATACCTTGCAGTTGATATAAAGAAGCAAGATTACTTGTAACCAGAAGCATACAGAATACTACTAAGGCAACAAGAGTTAAGgaagaaagatattttctttttttttaagatttatttatttattttatgtaagtacactgtagccttcttcggacactccagaagagggtgtcagatcttgttacggatggttgtgaaccaccatgtggttgctgggatttgaactctggaccttcggaagagcagtcgggtgctcttacccgctgagccatctcaccagcccagaaagatattttctagttagatccatttgcctgcaaaactcatgatgtcctcattcttaatagctgcgtaattttccattgtgtaaatgaaccacattttctgtatccatgcttCTGTcttggaacatctaggttgtttccagcttctggctattacaaataaggccgctacgaacatagtggaacaggcccctgtggcatggtagggcatcttttgggtatattcccaagagtggtacagctgggtcttcaagtagatctatttcaaattttctgaggaacctccagattgatttccagagtggttgtactagtttgcaatcccaccagcaatgcaggagtgttcctctttctccacatcctttccaacataTGTTGTCAGccgtgtttttgatcttagccattctgattggtgtaaggtggaatcttagggtcattttgatttccatttctctgatcactagggactttgaacatttctttaggtgtttctcagccattcaagattcctctgttgtgaattcttggtttactTCTATCTATGCCCTATTTTTtgactgggttgtttgtttttttaatggttagcttcttgagttctttatatattttggatattacccctctattgggtgtagggttagtgaagattttttctcaaggtgtaggttgctgatttgtcttactatgtcctttgccttacagaatctttccagtttcatgaggtcccatttatcaattcttgatcttagagcctgaggcattggaattctgtttaggaaatgtgcccctgtaccaatgagttcaaggccttacccactttctcttctattagaatcagtgtatctggttttatggttttatgttgcggtccttgatccacttgggcttgagctttgtgcaaggtgacaaatatgggtctactttaatttttctacatacatacagccagttagaccagctttaagatgctttcttttttccattgtatatttttggcttctttgtcaaagatcaagtatggttatgtgtggttttatttctggatcttcagttctaacccattgatcaatgtgtctgtctctgtattaaTGCCAGGCAgtttttatcagtattgctctgtagtagagcttaaggtcaggaatggtgatttcccccagccgttcttttattaagaattgttttcacaaaatgttcaacatccttaatcatcagggaaatgcaaatcaaaacaaccctgagataccatctcactccagtcagaatggcttagatcaaaaattcaggtgacagcggatgctggtgaggatgtggaaaaaaaggaatactccttcattgctggtgggattgcaagcttgtacaaccactctggaatcagtctggcggttcctcagaaaattgaacatagtactaccggaggatccagaaatacctcttctgagcatatacccagaagatcttccaactggtaataaggacacatgctccactatgttcatagcagccttatttataatagccagaaactggaaagaacccaNNNNNNNNNNNNNNNNNNNNNNNNNNNNNNNNNNNNNNNNNNNNNNNNNNNNNNNNNNNNNNNNNNNNNNNNNNNNNNNNNNNNNNNNNNNNNNNNNNNNNNNNNNNNNNNNNNNNNNNNNNNNNNNNNNNNNNNNNNNNNNNNNNNNNNNNNNNNNNNNNNNNNNNNNNNNNNNNNNNNNNNNNNNNNNNNNNNNNNNNNNNNNNNNNNNNNNNNNNNNNNNNNNNNNNNNNNNNNNNNNNNNNNNNNNNNNNNNNNNNNNNNNNNNNNNNNNNNNNNNNNNNNNNNNNNNNNNNNNNNNNNNNNNNNNNNNNNNNNNNNNNNNNNNNNNNNNNNNNNNNNNNNNNNNNNNNNNNNNNNNNNNNNNNNNNNNNNNNNNNNNNNNNNNNNNNNNNNNNNNNNNNNNNNNNNNNNNNNNNNNNNNNNNNNNNNNNNNNNNNNNNNNNNNNNNNNNNNNNNNNNNNNNNNNNNNNNNNNNNNNNNNNNNNNNNNNNNNNNNNNNNNNNNNNNNNNNNNNNNNNNNNNNNNNNNNNNNNNNNNNNNNNNNNNNNNNNNNNNNNNNNNNNNNNNNNNNNNNNNNNNNNNNNNNNNNNNNNNNNNNNNNNNNNNNNNNNNNNNNNNNNNNNNNNNNNNNNNNNNNNNNNNNNNNNNNNNNNNNNNNNNNNNNNNNNNNNNNNNNNNNNNNNNNNNNNNNNNNNNNNNNNNNNNNNNNNNNNNNNNNNNNNNNNNNNNNNNNNNNNNNNNNNNNNNNNNNNNNNNNNNNNNNNNNNNNNNNNNNNNNNNNNNNNNNNNNNNNNNNNNNNNNNNNNNNNNNNNNNNNNNNNNNNNNNNNNNNNNNNNNNNNNNNNNNNNNNNNNNNNNNNNNNNNNNNNNNNNNNNNNNNNNNNNNNNNNNNNNNNNNNNNNNNNNNNNNNNNNNNNNNNNNNNNNNNNNNNNNNNNNNNNNNNNNNNNNNNNNNNNNNNNNNNNNNNNNNNNNNNNNNNNNNNNNNNNNNNtttttgcctttccagatggatttgagaattgctcttttcatgtctttgaagaattgtgttgggattttgatggggattgcattcaatctgtagattgcttttttactatgttaattctgccaatccatgagcatgggagctctttccattttctgaaatatgaggccccccaacacatgtacagcagagaacttcgggtctgggttcagtcagagaagatgcacctaaccctcaagaaactagaggccccagggagttaagAAGTCTGGGGTCAGGGTTGGGGAAAGTAGGTAAACTACAATGATTGAATCTGAGTATGCCCATCTGTCCATAAGTTTAGAATAAAGTTTGCTGCCTGCccatagtaaaaaaaaagaaaagaaaaagaaaaacaaacaaaaaaaccagacaaGACAAGACATTCAAAGACAGATGCATAAGCAGTACAAAGATAAGAGGAGGTGTTGAGAAGAGACCATACAAAGGCAGCATGCTGATTCTTCTGTGAAGAGGAAGCTGTAAGAGGACAGGAgcgatgactcagcagttaaagagtatCTTCTGGGGCTAGAGGCATGACTcaacagctaagagcactgactgactgctcttccagagaacctgagttcaattcccaggaaccacatgatggcttacaaccatatgcataggatctaatgcccttctggtgtgtctgaagatagctgtagtgcactcatataaataaaaagtgaatctgaacaaaacataacaaaaccaaaaccaaaaaacatgtttttcagaGGACtagagtccagttcccagcacctgtgtcatTCAACTTCATAACCACAGATAAcgccagctccaggagatctaacaccctcttctggcttgtatatgcacaaatatacacataaaacatcttaaaataatctttaaggcTTTCAGCTAACCtgtattatttggtttttgaaacaggttcttacTTTATAGTTGAGACTGGCCTGAAACATGTTAGTCTGTGCTTGAACCCACAGTCCTAAGTAAGCCTTGAATGCTGGGAGTACAATTGGCTGTCCATGGTTGGCTGTGTGACTTCAAAGTGAAGCAAATTGgcctaaatacatttttaaatctggATGAGTGGGTATTTATTATAGTACTTACTTGTGCTTCTAgctacatttaaatgttttatgattCCGgtgaattaaagaaaattatacagACTTCAGAATCTGATTGGCCTACATTTAAATATTACTCTGCCACCTGGTAAATAGCTTTGGTAAATAGGGAGATTTTTCTACGTACGCTGAGGCCAGGAAAAATCTCCCTGCTGTGAGTGATTATAGTTTACACAAAAGTCCATGTATGAATATTGTCTTAGTGGTTCCACTGcttcaacaaaacaccatgatcatGAAGCAAATtggagagaaaagagtttatttgcctTCACTTCCAAATTGATGTACATTATTGAAGGAAGTTAAGACAGGAATTCAGACAGcaggatcctagaggcaggaactgacagctaatggagaagtgctgcttactggcttgctttcttggcttgctcagcctactttcttataaaaccgaggaccaccagcccaggaatagcACCACTCACAAGGGTCTGGGCActcctccattgatcactaatttaaaaaatgcctgacagctgtatttcatggaggcatttcctcaactgagattccttcctctctgatgactctagtttgtgtcaacacAAAACCAACAGGTATAGATGTGCTTATTGTTGGGGGAAAGTACTCAGATCTTAGTTTTATCTCTGTGATTATGTGTCACATAGCTCTTTTCAGTCTGTTAGGGTACAGTTCTGTTTTCCTTCACAAAAATCAAAGGGGGAACCAGCCTGTTGTATTCTTATATTTCAAAAAGCATAACTAATATGCTGACTTGGCCTGAATGCAGCATGCATTTGTCTTTCAGTCAGCATCGGAATCTCAATGGTACTGGAGACAGAGGAGGTCACCGGTCCAGTCATCAAGATCATCTCTGGAAAGATCCATATGCTAATCTAATGTTGCAGCGGGAAAAGGATTGGGTCTCTAAAATACAGATGATGCAGCTGCAGAGCACTGATCCCTACCTGGATGATTTCTATTACCAGGTGAATAGCCAGGCTAGCTTAGAGAACAGATTGTCTGCTTATGCTAATAATAATCAGTTAAGTAATGATAAAAGTGAATACTTGTAGACTTTCTATTGAGATATTGCCCAGTGAATTCAAGTTGATAGCAGATTCTGTCCATTTTTTAATTATAGCTGTGTTTTCAGATTGGTGTTTTCATTTGAGCATTGATAATCTAGTCTTTCCAATTAATGATACAGTagtgtggggctggggatgtagctcagtaggagaagagaacacttgtctagcatgaGCAAGACCCAGGCTTCAATCCCTAGTagccccatacacacacaaaaaaagaaagaaaatattattggCAGTCCAACTTTTAAAGACCTCTTCattaattcagattttaaaaataatttttaaaaattttatttagtgGGCAGTGAGTACTGCTATCAGAGTGATGACATGTGAATATCAGGGGGAATTagttgggttttttattttgttgtttgtttgtttgttttcacatagATCCCAGAGATTAAACTTAGGACATCATGCCTAGTGACAAGtgcct
Proteins encoded in this region:
- the Patl1 gene encoding protein PAT1 homolog 1: MFRYESLEDCPLDEDEDAFQGLGEEDEEIDQFNDDTFGSGAVDDDWQEAHERLAELEEKLPVAADEQTGNGERDEMDLLGDHEENLAERLSKMVIENELEDPAIMRAVQTRPVLQPQPGSLNSSIWDGSEVLRRIRGPLLAQEMPTVSVLEYALPQRPPQGTEDDRDLSERALPRRSTSPIIGSPPVRAVPIGTPPKQMAVPSFNQQILCPKPVHVRPPMPPRYPAPYGERISPNQLCSVPNSSLLGHPFPPSVPPVLSPLQRAQLLGGAQLQPGRMSPSQFARVPGFVGSPLAVMSPKLLQGRVGQMLPPAPSFRAFFSAPPPTTPPPQQHPPGPGPHLQNLRPQAPVFRADTTHLHPQHRRLLHQRQLQRRNQHRNLNGTGDRGGHRSSHQDHLWKDPYANLMLQREKDWVSKIQMMQLQSTDPYLDDFYYQNYFEKLEKLSAAEEIQGDGPKKERTKLITPQVAKLEHAYKPVQFEGSLGKLTVSSVNNPRKMIDAVVTSRSEDDETKEKQVRDKRRKTLVIIEKTYSLLLDVEDYERRYLLSLEEERPALMDERKHKICSMYDNLRGKLPGQERPSDDHFVQIMCIRKGKRMVARILPFLSTEQAADILMATARNLPFLIKKDAQDEVLPCLLSPFSLLLYHLPSVTVTSLLQQLMNLPQSASAPAPSNSHLTAVLQNKFGLSLLLILLSRGEDLQSSDPAIESTQNNQWTEVMFMATRELLRIPQAALAKPISIPTNLVSLFSRYVDRQKLNLLETKLQLVQGIR